In Passer domesticus isolate bPasDom1 chromosome 1, bPasDom1.hap1, whole genome shotgun sequence, one DNA window encodes the following:
- the HIVEP1 gene encoding zinc finger protein 40 isoform X1, with protein sequence MIFCVMCFCLQSIFKDKIEEAQKQLNGTEDQQREITDAGTRGTQDTIKGVKRKKIVSENHLKKIPKSPLRSPAEAKVKQNVDPSPLKALPDASERATAQDHLPVQNGNQCTKQNGGALSSEISVETTKSETSMQTKLSLTHQSLDLCKQAAGNTDANQLNSAERKPPSNSSSSNTKTDSNECINFVDCSTSSPCTRTAFDVLLKAMEPELNTLAQECPPYGMQIEKLRPNKTVSTSSSLTSNTISVQNQSALSQQEFAAGPPYYPCTLNNVHVATTAKTGQAQGQSVSHSQDLITKTSQQNHQVVMCPSLTRSLVQQQSQENPKLQQVYSIAVTSSVVHTSSSTVTQVFSQNPLVATSSSPLSINTSSSTHLSIGPVYNSAQITSVVNHGVEQICNLLKDQKPKKLGKYVCEYCNRACAKPSVLQKHIRSHTGERPYPCVTCGFSFKTKSNLYKHKKSHAHAIKLGLVLQPDSGGLFLSHDSDKALSIHSDVEESGESEDEGTADERQDDQELEPAQLVKVISSAETLQKGSPTLLSNPDCISADSSLHDAEPQVRAALPKVVVHSVNVSPLRADSPKVTEPAPELAAAQRKGDSKVTTLQSNLTHTASFKENDIKQHQKVEAGLLEEQPGSTGGPVHAQLQRQQATDGSQDQQGKCLLSPRSLGSTDSGYFSRSESADQTMSPPAPFVRGLLTSEKDPNKNLPCVPRASGMVASVVQTVCAEKNLILSGQMRPPLATKTLEERISKLISDNEAVVDDKQLDSVKPRRTSLSRRGSIDSPKSYIFKDSFQFDLKPMGRRTSSSSDIPKSPFTPTEKSKQVFLLSVPSLDCLPITRSNSMPTTSYSAVPPNVIPPSHPLRGSQSFDDKIGSLYDDVFVSGPATPLNQGGHPRTLVRQAAIEDSSTGESQGLGSVRSVEENYLGCNLSNESLLHRSKSLAQGSNSEKTKKSPQVRGTMFECETCRNRYRKLENFENHKKFYCSELHGPKTKAAIREPEHKTAPNSTQPQILHYRVTTSTGVWEQTPQIRKRRKMKSVGDDDDPQQNDTSAPSKNTEGQSKPANSSSLSKHSATTVVGSQQPSKLLLQNSQIQLVARGTDQTTEPKMAPLIEKQSSSAVQEKVELKRQGTGISVIQHTNSLSRNSSFEKSESFERVSPVSSQEPNKGTKHRSLNTVVIQEDRHSHLSTPQRHQPLSSEPPRGEVQGSQLVSNERSAPLQPSRLVRQHNIQVPEILVTEEPDREQENQCSDPEKTERFNWPQRSETLSKLPTEKLPPKKKRIRLAEMEHSSAESSVDSTLSRSLSRESSLSHASSFSTSLDKDETLKAENPSKAEPVSKSSEFLMIPAGSHALAVPGPHYREMRRAASEQISCTQPSMEVVDYRSKSFDCGSMSPSKPVPLVEVATPKGSSANGAAGHVPLLERRRGPFVRQISLNIAPENQQPQVKSTSSLQAAHATDVPTVPLHRLQTSGKPSVEFPSSTQQSQTNSRPNSTIQNCNPVSLPSSQQPLDHMLNNQGQPSLTHQPSQPSTKTSAQGEQAGTNSLSCQPDEKKDCFAPKYQLQVKTLHIGQPYSSKLLKNTLSTQTGPNQVGVDQNASSFEVQTKLSDMSNPYSVPPLKQIVPNNCSSQIHQIPPFVVPVRIQSSMPSYGFATVTPLPHILVTQDQGNQSICKTNVVMVPTLEGKTQLPKSHKDHQRTLPNSFEFENSPLESGSRNSPLSSSSNIIQKVPVSGLFPQPEVTASSKRMLSPANSLDIAMEKQQKRVKDESGAACMADARPLHSLNIRSNDPPSKQKKPVLVRQVCTTEPLENHLLDPDVVTQHEKSSKASTSDLPDHQSSDTGVSETLKKSPESEDIKSSTSPVFVVGKPSELSPVNSQSSLLKAVSSSQERRSPPNSDDSTHISSPGQAKPVAALAVMNAGEMQRLSFPSLKTTTNFTWCYLMKRKPLHLLQNDQKISAYSTWTISPNNPNPLGLSTKVALSLLNSKQKVEKPLYTLARTTHPRSDVLVYSSKWKNSLTKRSLNRKKLTPTEFSNKENSESSTEHDKENSFIKTVPRRVKIFDGGYKSNEDYVYVRGRGRGKYICEECGIRCKKPSMLKKHIRTHTDVRPYHCNYCNFSFKTKGNLTKHMKSKAHSKKCMDLGVSVGLIDDQDGEEEFGEKQRFGYDRSGYDVEESDGGDEDENDNEDDDEDSQAESVLSTTPSVTASPQHHPSRHGLQDAASTDDDIRLPDCFTGAHTDSMDGLPKALLTKMTVLSTVQSVSRTSRSPAESTHQEAHEDKAQERGVGPCSADAALTDIAPASPGRQMSVDYPDPDTALGHSLISTAALTKSTPSISSPSSLADHSMPTTAPSPYTEIPEEKPAAEPRAPQTHLFSHLPLHSQRQAKAPYGMVPVGGIQVVPAGLATYSTFVPIQAGPVQLTIPAVSVIHRTTNALGETGGTAPGTTTNPVGVAEVNSVVPCIPIGQVSVPGIQGLGTPNLQPLPPLGMETVNILGLANTNIAPQMRPPGITLNAVGLQVLTAGTAPQGTPSPQGPLPGLQILNIALPTLIPSVSPASTEGHGASEAPTAGSKASEVQLEPAPVVFPTVEAGQAGRDASPQAAAGGQRYGGKSHPEPTPLANPAGPGKADPEKTDLANPSKPKRDLPALQVKRAAPAEPRSKVNPSTLTKSPVHRTVTPDRQVPRPAAPPQRQNTVQFSDGSSDDEDRLVIAT encoded by the exons aaaTCACCGATGCTGGTACTAGAGGAACCCAAGACACAATTAAGGgcgtgaaaagaaaaaagattgtGTCTGAAAACCAtcttaaaaaaataccaaaatcgCCTTTGAGAAGCCCTGCTGAAGCCAAGGTTAAGCAAAATGTAGACCCTTCACCGCTAAAAGCTCTTCCGGATGCTTCCGAACGTGCCACGGCACAGGATCACCTGCCCGTGCAAAATGGAAATCAATGTACCAAACAAAATGGGGGAGCACTTAGCAGTGAGATAAGTGTTGAAACAACCAAATCTGAGACATCAATGCAGACAAAGCTTTCACTGACGCATCAGTCCTTAGATTTGTGTAAACAGGCAGCGGGGAATACTGATGCAAACCAACTGAACTCAGCAGAGAGGAAGCCTCCCTCAAACTCCTCATCAAGTAATACAAAGACTGACAGTAATGAATGTATTAATTTTGTTGATTGCAGTACGTCGTCCCCATGTACGCGAACTGCATTCGATGTCTTACTAAAAGCTATGGAGCCTGAACTGAATACCTTAGCACAAGAGTGCCCCCCTTATGGGATGCAGATAGAGAAACTGAGACCAAATAAAACTGTAAGCACCTCTTCTAGTCTCACGTCCAATACAATAAGTGTCCAAAATCAGTCTGCTTTGTCACAGCAGGAGTTTGCAGCTGGACCTCCCTATTACCCGTGTACGTTGAACAATGTGCATGTAGCAACAACAGCCAAGACTGGACAAGCACAAGGCCAATCAGTTTCTCATTCACAAGATCTTATTACTAAAACCAGTCAGCAAAATCACCAGGTTGTTATGTGTCCAAGTTTAACTAGGTCGCTGGTGCAACAGCAGAGTCAAGAAAACCCCAAGCTCCAGCAGGTCTACAGCATAGCAGTAACTTCGTCTGTCGTTCACACCTCATCTTCCACTGTAACTCAGGTTTTTTCTCAAAACCCCTTAGTAGCTACTTCATCTTCACCATTGTCAATTAACACATCAAGTTCAACACACTTGTCTATAGGTCCCGTGTATAATTCAGCCCAGATAACATCAGTTGTAAACCATGGTGTAGAACAAATATGTAACCTCTTGAAAGACCAGAAGCCTAAAAAGCTAGGGAAATACGTCTGTGAGTATTGCAATCGGGCCTGTGCCAAGCCCAGTGTTCTCCAAAAGCACATCCGATCCCATACTGGAGAGCGACCATATCCTTGTGTGACATGTGGGTTTTCATTTAAAACCAAGAGCAATCTCTACAAGCACAAAAAATCTCATGCACACGCTATCAAACTTGGACTTGTCCTGCAACCAGATTCAGGTGGCCTCTTCTTATCTCATGACTCGGACAAAGCACTTAGCATTCATTCAGATGTGGAAGAAAGTGGTGAAAGTGAAGATGAAGGCACTGCAGATGAAAGACAAGATGATCAAGAACTGGAACCTGCACAATTAGTGAAAGTCATTTCGAGTGCAGAAACACTGCAGAAAGGAAGCCCTACCCTATTAAGCAACCCAGACTGTATATCAGCTGACTCTTCATTACATGATGCAGAACCACAAGTAAGGGCAGCTTTACCAAAAGTAGTAGTTCATTCTGTAAATGTTTCTCCATTGAGGGCTGATAGCCCAAAAGTGACAGAGCCAGCACCTGAGCTTGCTGCAGCCCAGAGAAAAGGAGATTCTAAAGTCACAACTCTTCAGTCAAATTTGACACATACAGCCTCATTCAAGGAGAATGACATAAAGCAGCATCAGAAAGTAGAAGCAGGCCTGTTAGAGGAACAGCCAGGATCTACAGGAGGGCCAGTGCATGCTCAACTCCAGAGACAACAGGCTACTGATGGTTCTCAAGATCAGCAAGGAAAATGTCTTTTGAGCCCTAGAAGTTTAGGTAGTACTGATTCCGGTTATTTCTCTCGTTCTGAAAGTGCCGATCAAACAATGAGCCCTCCAGCTCCTTTTGTAAGGGGATTGTTGACCTCTGAGAAAGATCCAAATAAAAATCTGCCCTGTGTGCCACGAGCAAGCGGCATGGTAGCATCAGTGGTACAAACTGTTTGtgctgaaaaaaatctgattcTCTCTGGCCAAATGCGACCTCCCTTGGCAACGAAAACCCTTGAGGAGCGTATCTCAAAGTTAATTTCTGATAATGAAGCTGTTGTGGATGACAAACAGTTAGATAGTGTGAAACCAAGAAGAACATCTCTTTCAAGAAGAGGAAGCATAGATTCACCAAAATCTTACATATTTAAGGATTCTTTCCAGTTTGATTTAAAACCCATGGGAAGAAGAACTAGCTCAAGCTCTGATATACCAAAGTCTCCTTTCACACCCACTGAGAAATCCAAGcaagtttttcttctttctgtacCATCCCTTGACTGTTTACCTATAACACGAAGTAATTCCATGCCTACCACCAGTTACTCAGCAGTACCTCCTAATGTCATACCTCCCTCTCATCCTCTTCGAGGAAGCCAGTCATTTGATGATAAAATTGGCTCTTTATATGATGACGTTTTTGTGTCAGGACCTGCTACCCCACTGAACCAAGGTGGACATCCTCGGACCCTAGTCAGACAGGCAGCAATAGAAGATTCTTCTACTGGTGAAAGCCAAGGTCTTGGATCCGTGCGATctgtagaagaaaattatctgggGTGTAATTTATCAAATGAATCCTTATTGCACAGGAGCAaatccctggcacagggatcaaattcagaaaaaacaaagaagtCCCCTCAGGTGCGAGGAACAATGTTTGAATGTGAAACCTGCAGAAACAGATAtagaaaactggaaaattttGAAAACCACAAGAAATTTTATTGTTCAGAGTTGCATGGACCTAAAACTAAAGCAGCAATCCGAGAGCCTGAGCACAAAACTGCTCCAAACAGTACACAGCCTCAAATTCTACACTACAGAGTCACAACTTCAACTGGTGTCTGGGAGCAAACACCCCaaataaggaaaagaaggaaaatgaaaagtgTTGGTGATGATGATGACCCACAGCAAAATGATACTAGTGCACCATCAAAAAACACAGAAGGCCAAAGCAAGCCAGCAAATTCTTCCAGTCTGTCAAAACACAGCGCCACAACTGTGGTAGGATCACAACAACCAAGCAAGCTTCTACttcagaattcccaaattcagCTTGTGGCTCGTGGCACAGATCAGACTACTGAGCCAAAGATGGCTCCCCTCATTGAAAAGCAATCAAGTTCAGCTGTGCAAGAAAAGGTGGAGTTGAAAAGACAAGGGACTGGCATTTCAGTAATACAGCACACAAATTCACTGAGCAGAAATAGCTCATTCGAGAAATCAGAGTCATTTGAAAGAGTATCACCAGTTTCTTCTCAAGAGCCCAACAAGGGCACAAAGCACCGCTCTTTGAATACAGTTGTAATCCAAGAAGACAGACACTCTCATCTGAGCACTCCCCAGCGTCACCAACCCTTGTCATCAGAACCACCTAGAGGGGAAGTGCAGGGAAGCCAATTAGTTTCTAATGAGAGAAGTGCACCACTTCAGCCATCAAGACTCGTTCGCCAGCATAACATCCAGGTTCCTGAAATACTGGTCACAGAAGAACCAGACAGAGAGCAGGAAAACCAATGCAGTGAcccagaaaagacagaaaggtTTAACTGGCCACAACGCAGTGAAACGCTGTCAAAATTGCCAACAGAAAAACTTCCACCGAAGAAGAAGAGAATTCGGTTGGCCGAAATGGAACATTCATCTGCTGAATCCAGTGTTGACTCCACACTTTCCAGAAGCCTAAGTCGGGAGAGTAGCTTGTCTCATGCCTCTAGTTTCTCAACTTCACTTGATAAAGATGAAACTTTAAAGGCTGAGAATCCTTCCAAAGCAGAGCCTGTTAGTAAGTCATCAGAATTCCTCATGATTCCTGCTGGCTCACACGCACTGGCAGTGCCTGGACCTCATTACCGGGAAATGAGACGTGCCGCCTCAGAGCAAATCAGCTGCACGCAGCCCTCAATGGAGGTTGTGGACTACAGGAGTAAGTCTTTCGACTGCGGGAGCATGTCTCCATCAAAACCTGTCCCGCTTGTAGAGGTAGCCACTCCAAAAGGGTCATCTGCAAATGGAGCTGCTGGACATGTGCCTCTGCTAGAAAGGAGGAGGGGGCCATTTGTAAGACAAATATCTTTAAATATTGCTCCCGAAAATCAGCAGCCTCAAGTGAAATCGACTTCTTCATTGCAGGCAGCTCATGCCACAGATGTGCCCACAGTGCCATTGCACAGGCTGCAGACCTCTGGCAAACCCTCGGTAGAGTTTCCTTCAAGTACTCAGCAATCACAGACTAACTCCAGACCTAATTCAACAATTCAAAATTGTAATCCTGTTAGCCTGCCTTCATCTCAGCAGCCTCTGGATCACATGTTGAATAATCAAGGCCAGCCGTCCTTGACTCATCAGCCTTCTCAGCCGTCTACTAAAACATCAGCCCAAGGGGAGCAAGCAGGCACAAACTCGCTTTCTTGTCAACCTGATGAAAAAAAGGACTGTTTTGCTCCAAAGTATCAACTTCAAGTTAAAACATTGCATATAGGTCAGCCATACTCTTCTAAATTGCTAAAAAATACTTTATCAACTCAGACTGGTCCAAATCAAGTTGGCGTGGACCAGAATGCATCTTCTTTTGAAGTGCAGACAAAACTCTCTGACATGTCTAATCCATACTCTGTGCCTCCTCTAAAGCAAATTGTTCCTAATAACTGCAGCAGTCAGATCCATCAGATTCCTCCTTTTGTGGTTCCCGTCCGTATTCAGAGCAGTATGCCATCCTATGGCTTCGCAACTGTTACACCCCTGCCTCACATTTTAGTGACCCAGGATCAGGGAAATCAGTCCATCTGCAAAACAAATGTCGTGATGGTGCCAACTCTTGAAGGTAAAACTCAGCTGCCAAAATCTCACAAAGATCATCAGAGAACTTTGCCAAATTCATTTGAATTTGAAAATTCACCACTGGAAAGTGGTAGCAGAAATTCACCTTTGTCAAGCTCTTCAAATATCATTCAGAAAGTGCCAGTTAGCGGACTCTTCCCTCAACCAGAAGTTACAGCTTCAAGTAAACGAATGCTTTCCCCAGCAAACAGTTTAGATATTGCCatggaaaaacagcaaaaacGTGTTAAAGATGAGAGTGGAGCTGCTTGTATGGCAGATGCTAGACCATTGCATTCACTGAACATTAGATCTAATGACCCTCCTAGTAAGCAAAAGAAACCAGTTTTGGTAAGACAGGTTTGCACCACAGAGCCTCTTGAAAATCACCTCTTGGATCCTGATGTTGTCACACAGCATGAAAAAAGCAGCAAGGCCAGTACTTCAGACCTGCCTGACCATCAGTCATCTGACACTGGGGTTTCAGAAACCCTAAAAAAGTCACCAGAATCCGAAGACATTAAGTCTTCCACATCACCAGTGTTTGTAGTCGGGAAACCTTCTGAATTGTCTCCAGTGAACAGCCAGAGTTCTCTTCTCAAGGCTGTAAGCAGCAGCCAAGAAAGAAGGTCCCCACCTAACAGTGATGACAGCACCCACATCAGCAGCCCAGGCCAAGCAAAGCCTgtagcagcactggctgtgatgAATGCAGGGGAAATGCAGAGGTTGTCATTTCCAAGCCTCAAGACCACAACAAATTTTACCTGGTGTTACCTCATGAAGAGAAAACCATTGCACCTGCTGCAAAATGATCAAAAAATCTCTGCCTATTCTACATGGACCATTAGTCCCAACAACCCCAATCCACTCGGTTTGTCGACAAAGGTAGCTCTCTCCCTCCTCAATTCCAAACAAAAAGTTGAAAAGCCACTGTACACTCTAGCAAGAACTACGCACCCCAGATCTGATGTATTGGTCTATTCAAGCAAGTGGAAGAACAGCTTGACCAAG agatcattaaataggaaaaaattgaCTCCAACTGAATTCAGCAATAAAGAAAACTCTGAATCGAGCACTGAACATGATAAAGAAAACTCATTTATCAAAACTGTACCAAGAAGAGTTAAAATATTTGATGGAGG GTACAAGTCAAACGAAGACTATGTGTACgtgagagggagagggagagggaagtATATCTGTGAGGAGTGTGGAATACGTTGCAAGAAGCCCAGCATGCTGAAGAAGCACATTCGCACACACACCGATGTCCGTCCTTACCACTGCAATTACTGCAACTTTTCCTTCAAAACTAAAG gaaaTTTAACAAAGCATATGAAGTCAAAGGCACATAGCAAGAAATGCATGGATTTGGGAGTCTCAGTAGGCTTAATAGATGACCAGGATGGAGAAGAAGAATTTG GTGAGAAGCAAAGATTTGGCTATGACCGGTCAGGATATGACGTGGAGGAGTCTGATGGTGGCGATGAAGATGAAAATGACAATGAGGACGATGATGAAGACAGCCAGGCTGAGTCAGTGCTCTCCACAACGCCCTCGGTGACGGCCAGCCCCCAGCACCACCCCTCTCGCCACGGCCTGCAGGATGCCGCCAGCACCGACGACGACATCAGGCTCCCAGACTGCTTCACTGGGGCTCACACGGACTCCATGGATGGTCTCCCAAAAGCGCTGCTGACTAAGATGACTGTCCTTAGCACAGTGCAGTCGGTCAGCAGGACCTCCAGGTCGCCAGCAGAGTCCACCCATCAGGAAGCACATGAGGACAAAGCCCAGGAGAGAGGAGTGGGTCCCTGCAGCGCTGATGCGGCACTGACGGACATTGCTCCTGCGTCTCCGGGTCGCCAGATGTCTGTGGATTACCCTGATCCAGATACAGCCTTGGGCCACTCCTTAATATCAACTGCAGCTCTTACAAAG AGCACGCCCTCCATCAGCTCCCCGTCCTCGCTGGCAGACCACAGCATGCCGACGACAGCGCCGTCACCCTACACCGAAATCCCGGAGGAGAAGCCGGCTGCCGAGCCGAGAGCTCCCCAGACTCACCTCTTCAGCCACCTGCCCCTGCACTCGCAGCGGCAAGCCAAGGCTCCCTACGGCATGGTGCCGGTCGGGGGCATCCAGGTGGTCCCTGCCGGCCTGGCCACCTACTCCACCTTTGTTCCCATCCAGGCGGGGCCGGTGCAGCTCACTATCCCAGCTGTGAGTGTGATTCACAGAACTACCAACGCCCTTGGCGAGACAGGCGGCACGGCCCCCGGCACCACCACGAATCCCGTGGGAGTCGCCGAGGTGAACAGCGTGGTGCCGTGCATTCCCATCGGCCAGGTGAGCGTGCCGGGCATTCAGGGGCTCGGCACGCCCAACCTGCAGCCTCTGCCGCCGCTGGGCATGGAGACAGTGAACATCCTGGGCCTGGCAAACACCAATATCGCCCCGCAGATGCGCCCTCCGGGAATTACCCTCAACGCCGTGGGCCTCCAGGTGCTGACGGCTGGCACGGCGCCGcagggcacccccagcccacagGGACCCCTTCCCGGCCTGCAGATCCTGAACATCGCCCTGCCGACTCTCATCCCCTCCGTCAGCCCCGCCAGCACCGAGGGGCACGGAGCCTCCGAGGCACCCACTGCAGGCTCCAAAGCCAGCGAGGTCCAGCTGGAGCCAGCTCCTGTCGTCTTCCCCACGGTTGAGGCCGGCCAGGCCGGCCGGGATGCTTCTCCTCAGGCAGCGGCTGGTGGCCAGCGGTACGGCGGGAAGAGCCATCCCGAGCCCACCCCACTGGCCAACCCCGCTGGTCCCGGGAAAGCTGATCCTGAAAAGACTGACCTCGCGAACCCCAGCAAGCCAAAGCGTGACCTCCCTGCCCTCCAGGTGAAGAGGGCTGCCCCGGCAGAGCCCCGCTCCAAGGTGAATCCCAGCACGTTAACCAAGTCCCCAGTCCACCGAACTGTCACCCCGGACAGACAGGTACCCAGGCCAGCCGCCCCGCCCCAGCGGCAAAACACGGTGCAGTTTAGCGATGGCAGCAGTGACGATGAGGATAGACTTGTAATAGCAACctag